From the genome of Segatella hominis, one region includes:
- a CDS encoding LptF/LptG family permease has protein sequence MLRIKKLDIFIAKQFGLLFIGTFFICQFVLMMQFLWRYIDELIGKGLTMEVMAQFFWYMGLMLVPQALPLAILLSSLITFGNLGESSELTAIKAAGISLMQSFRSLIIITIIIMFGSFYFQNNIGPRSNMKLTQLLISMKQKSPELEIPEGIFYDGIPNCNLYVQKKDIKTGKLYGVMIYRMTDSYEDAAIILADSAMLQSTAEKKHLLLTLWSGEWFENMQSSEMANSASVPYRRESFISKRIVLDFDADFNMTDAASLSNNAKGKSLEQIYHTIDSLNARYDSVGRSYLADASVRYYRIPSVSKADSANAIKKAEAKGYEIDTLFNRLPQDQKIRVINSALSDIRQASSDLDFKSMMTGDADQIIRLHKIEAISKFMLALSCLIFFFIGAPLGAIIRKGGLGFPVVISVLIFIIYFILDNSGYRMARSGMWAIWFGKGLASAVMIPLAIFVTRKATNDSAVFNIDAYKEFFAKLLGIRLKRHIFGKEVIINNPDYTADAEKLEKITEDIYIYNKVQHLKRLPNFINVFFRYQPDHEIERISEELENVIEDLTNTKNKFILHDLNKYPILTTKAHTRPFERKWLNIAAAIIVPLGIVLYLRMWRFRMRLYRDLRIISQTNTDIIGRIKDIQTRNNQNVTIK, from the coding sequence ATGCTTCGAATTAAAAAATTAGACATATTTATCGCCAAACAGTTTGGCTTACTCTTCATAGGAACATTTTTCATCTGCCAGTTTGTGCTGATGATGCAATTCTTGTGGAGATACATTGACGAACTCATCGGAAAAGGACTGACCATGGAAGTGATGGCCCAATTTTTCTGGTATATGGGATTAATGCTTGTTCCCCAAGCATTACCACTTGCTATTCTTCTTTCCTCACTGATCACGTTTGGTAATCTCGGTGAAAGTTCAGAGCTTACAGCCATCAAGGCTGCGGGTATTTCCCTGATGCAATCCTTCCGGTCTCTGATCATCATCACCATCATCATCATGTTTGGTTCCTTCTACTTCCAAAACAACATTGGTCCAAGGTCCAACATGAAACTTACCCAACTCCTCATCTCCATGAAACAGAAGAGTCCGGAACTGGAAATCCCGGAAGGCATTTTCTATGATGGTATTCCAAACTGCAACCTGTATGTGCAGAAGAAAGATATCAAAACCGGTAAGCTCTATGGAGTAATGATCTACCGCATGACAGACAGCTACGAAGATGCCGCCATCATTCTTGCCGACTCTGCCATGCTCCAGAGTACTGCCGAAAAGAAGCACCTCCTGCTCACCCTCTGGAGCGGCGAATGGTTTGAGAACATGCAAAGTAGCGAAATGGCGAACAGTGCTTCCGTGCCATACCGAAGAGAGTCGTTTATCAGCAAAAGAATTGTCCTGGACTTCGATGCTGATTTCAATATGACAGACGCAGCATCACTATCCAACAACGCCAAGGGCAAGAGTTTGGAACAGATTTATCATACCATCGACTCGCTGAATGCGAGATATGACTCTGTAGGAAGAAGCTATCTGGCAGATGCAAGTGTCAGATATTACCGAATCCCATCTGTCAGCAAAGCAGACTCTGCCAATGCCATCAAGAAGGCCGAAGCAAAGGGATATGAGATAGATACCCTATTCAACAGACTCCCGCAAGACCAGAAGATCAGAGTTATCAACAGCGCTTTGTCGGATATCCGTCAAGCATCGAGCGACCTGGATTTCAAGAGCATGATGACCGGTGATGCAGATCAGATTATCAGATTACACAAAATCGAAGCCATCAGCAAGTTCATGCTAGCCCTATCGTGCCTGATATTCTTCTTCATCGGCGCACCACTCGGTGCCATCATCCGAAAAGGAGGACTCGGTTTTCCTGTCGTGATATCCGTACTGATTTTCATCATCTACTTCATCTTGGATAATTCCGGATACAGAATGGCAAGAAGCGGAATGTGGGCCATCTGGTTTGGTAAGGGTTTGGCATCAGCGGTCATGATTCCACTGGCTATCTTCGTCACCAGGAAAGCCACCAACGACTCTGCCGTGTTCAATATCGATGCCTATAAGGAATTCTTTGCAAAACTGCTGGGCATCCGACTGAAACGCCACATTTTCGGCAAGGAAGTCATCATCAACAACCCGGATTACACGGCAGATGCAGAAAAACTGGAAAAGATTACAGAAGATATATATATATATAATAAGGTGCAGCACCTCAAAAGACTGCCTAATTTCATCAATGTATTCTTCAGATATCAGCCTGACCACGAGATAGAACGCATCAGCGAGGAGTTGGAGAACGTGATAGAAGACCTGACAAATACAAAGAACAAGTTCATTCTGCACGATTTGAACAAATATCCGATTCTGACCACCAAGGCACATACAAGACCATTCGAAAGGAAATGGCTGAATATCGCTGCGGCTATCATCGTACCACTCGGCATCGTATTATACCTGCGTATGTGGAGATTCAGAATGCGTCTGTACAGAGACCTGCGTATCATCTCTCAGACCAACACCGATATCATCGGCAGAATAAAAGATATACAAACACGTAATAATCAAAATGTAACTATAAAATAA
- a CDS encoding bifunctional 3,4-dihydroxy-2-butanone-4-phosphate synthase/GTP cyclohydrolase II codes for MADLRLNNIEDAVKDFKEGKFVIVVDDEDRENEGDLIIAAEKIDAEKVNFMLKHARGVLCAPITISRCDELDLPHQVSDNTSMLGTPFTVTIDKLEGCTTGVSAHDRAETIKALADPNSTAQTFGRPGHINPLYAQDNGVLRRSGHTEAAIDLCRMAGLYPAGALMEIMNEDGTMARLPELLEFAKEWGLKVISIKDMITYRLKKESLIEVGEEVDMPTEYGHFRLIPFRQASNGLEHMALIKGEWNEDEPILVRVHSSCATGDILGSMRCDCGQQLHRAMEMIEKEGKGVVIYMQQEGRGIGLMNKIAAYKLQEEGYDTVDANTHLGFKPDERDYGCGAQMLRQLGVHKMRLLTNNPVKRVGLEAYGLEIVENVPIEVVPNKYNERYLKTKRDRMGHTLHL; via the coding sequence ATGGCAGATTTAAGATTAAACAACATTGAAGATGCTGTAAAAGACTTCAAAGAAGGAAAATTCGTAATTGTTGTAGATGATGAAGATCGCGAGAACGAAGGCGATCTCATTATTGCAGCAGAGAAGATAGATGCAGAAAAGGTAAACTTCATGCTCAAACACGCAAGAGGCGTACTTTGCGCTCCTATCACCATCAGCAGATGTGATGAATTGGACCTTCCTCATCAGGTATCTGATAACACCTCTATGTTGGGCACTCCTTTTACGGTAACGATTGACAAACTGGAAGGATGCACCACTGGTGTTTCTGCACACGACAGAGCTGAGACCATCAAGGCGTTGGCTGATCCAAACTCCACCGCTCAGACATTCGGACGTCCGGGTCACATCAACCCACTCTATGCACAAGATAATGGCGTACTCCGTCGCAGTGGTCATACCGAGGCAGCTATCGACCTTTGCAGAATGGCAGGTCTCTACCCTGCAGGTGCGCTCATGGAAATCATGAATGAGGACGGAACGATGGCTCGCCTTCCAGAACTCCTTGAATTTGCCAAGGAATGGGGCTTGAAAGTCATCTCTATCAAAGATATGATTACCTACCGACTGAAGAAGGAATCACTCATCGAAGTGGGCGAAGAAGTTGACATGCCTACAGAATATGGTCATTTCCGACTGATTCCTTTCCGTCAGGCCAGCAACGGACTGGAACACATGGCTCTCATCAAGGGCGAATGGAATGAAGATGAACCTATTCTGGTACGTGTTCATTCTTCATGTGCTACAGGCGACATCTTGGGAAGCATGCGCTGCGACTGCGGACAGCAGTTGCACAGAGCTATGGAAATGATAGAAAAAGAAGGAAAAGGTGTAGTCATATACATGCAACAGGAAGGTAGAGGCATCGGTCTGATGAACAAGATTGCTGCATACAAGTTGCAGGAAGAAGGCTATGACACAGTGGATGCCAACACACATCTCGGCTTCAAGCCAGATGAGCGCGACTATGGATGCGGTGCACAGATGCTGCGCCAGTTGGGAGTTCACAAGATGCGTTTGCTCACTAACAACCCAGTCAAGCGAGTTGGCCTGGAAGCTTATGGTCTCGAAATTGTAGAAAATGTACCTATCGAAGTTGTACCTAATAAATACAACGAACGGTATCTCAAGACCAAAAGAGACAGGATGGGTCATACCTTGCACCTTTAA
- a CDS encoding substrate-binding domain-containing protein, giving the protein MKHPKKYVIGVSQCSEDIWRDKLNDELKMGEYLNDSIIVKLASSNDDNVLQNKQVNQFVDEGVDLLIISPNQMSAISKAVERAYDKGIPVILYDRMSNTDKYTAFIGCDNYKIGNSMGKYIAQQLQGKGRVVEICGLEGSSPALERHRGFMDALKSYPDVQVVASAGGDWKEESGIRAMKKILKKTQDFDFVFAHNDRLAWGAYVAAKQMGVNRNYKYTGVDGMATEGGGLELVRDGVFDASYLYPTKGDEVIALAMKILKHQPYKRDNFLSTSIITKANAELTLMEARDAERQARNLKTLHKQVDQYLADYNSQQVMLIGLCLFLFICIAGAALIFRGYVVKVKLNEKLANTNDELKRVNGELGQKNDELKRLNDEVMELTNSRLVFFTNISHELRTPLTLIANPVEMLLEDNSIKGKARDLLKMVQRNALALQQLVGSILDFRKIQNGKMDLELYRFDLVKALTLWTSDFLLAAERKHIMLHLDVEEFKRQGKIVADKEKIARVVFNLLSNALKYTPAGGDIFVSLKMVDPHQVKGLSAETINSYKDFFRIDVRDTGMGISHEEAEKVFERFFQTKGAASGTGIGLALVKSFVELHHGKAWVESKTDQGSNFIVVIPCKQIGDAQVIHNDEEIVDNSESASLSVGKMTINESDLQYIDDGNKQNGKLQKLLDEQGNKPSLLVIDDNNDIRQYIRTLLQDKFYIFEASDGKEGLEIARKEVPDLVICDVMMPVMNGLEFTRQLKTQTITSHIPVIVLTAKNLDEHRAQGYEYGADSYITKPFHGKVLLSRIENLLKQRRLLKSHFENIFNQTSQTAEQEVAMNQLEDRDKQFLNQLHAIIQKNLSDSEFGVEDIGKGIGLSRVQLYRKVKAMTGSSVVDLLRKARLAKAKRLLESRSMSVSEVAYDVGFSAPSYFTKCFKEEYGMLPGEVGNK; this is encoded by the coding sequence GTGAAGCATCCAAAGAAATATGTCATCGGAGTATCCCAATGCTCTGAGGATATTTGGCGCGATAAACTCAATGATGAGTTGAAAATGGGAGAATACCTCAATGATTCTATTATTGTGAAACTTGCTTCTTCGAATGATGATAATGTGTTGCAGAACAAGCAGGTCAACCAGTTTGTAGATGAAGGTGTAGATTTGCTGATTATTTCTCCTAATCAGATGAGTGCCATTTCCAAGGCTGTTGAGCGTGCCTATGACAAGGGAATCCCTGTGATTTTGTATGACCGTATGTCCAATACTGATAAATATACAGCTTTCATAGGTTGTGACAATTATAAGATAGGTAACTCTATGGGCAAATATATAGCTCAGCAACTGCAGGGTAAGGGACGTGTTGTTGAGATTTGCGGACTTGAAGGGTCTTCCCCTGCTTTGGAGCGTCATCGTGGTTTTATGGATGCGCTTAAATCCTATCCGGATGTTCAAGTAGTAGCTTCTGCTGGTGGAGATTGGAAGGAGGAAAGCGGTATTCGTGCAATGAAGAAAATACTGAAAAAGACGCAGGATTTTGATTTCGTCTTTGCTCATAACGACCGCTTGGCTTGGGGTGCATACGTGGCTGCTAAGCAGATGGGCGTAAACCGCAATTATAAATATACCGGTGTGGATGGTATGGCAACCGAGGGTGGGGGCCTGGAACTCGTGCGTGATGGAGTGTTTGATGCTTCCTATCTTTATCCTACTAAAGGCGATGAGGTTATTGCCTTAGCAATGAAGATATTAAAGCATCAACCTTACAAACGCGATAATTTCTTGAGTACTTCCATCATCACCAAGGCTAATGCAGAGCTTACTTTGATGGAAGCAAGAGATGCTGAGCGTCAGGCTCGGAATCTGAAAACTTTGCATAAGCAAGTCGATCAGTATCTTGCTGATTATAATTCTCAGCAAGTCATGCTGATAGGCTTATGTCTGTTTCTTTTTATCTGTATTGCTGGTGCAGCGCTGATATTCAGAGGTTATGTTGTTAAAGTAAAGTTGAACGAAAAACTGGCAAATACGAACGATGAACTGAAAAGGGTTAATGGCGAATTGGGACAGAAAAATGATGAGCTAAAGCGCTTGAATGATGAAGTTATGGAATTAACTAATTCCCGTTTGGTATTCTTTACCAACATCAGTCATGAACTTCGCACGCCGCTTACTTTGATAGCAAATCCGGTAGAGATGCTTTTGGAGGATAATAGTATCAAGGGGAAAGCAAGAGATTTGCTGAAGATGGTACAGCGTAATGCCTTGGCACTTCAGCAGTTAGTAGGAAGTATTCTTGATTTCCGCAAGATTCAGAATGGAAAGATGGATTTGGAACTTTATCGTTTTGACCTTGTAAAGGCGTTGACGCTTTGGACAAGTGATTTCCTGCTGGCAGCTGAACGTAAGCATATCATGCTTCATCTGGATGTAGAAGAATTTAAGAGACAGGGAAAGATAGTGGCTGATAAAGAGAAAATTGCTCGTGTAGTATTCAATCTCTTAAGCAATGCCTTGAAATATACTCCTGCTGGAGGCGATATTTTTGTATCTTTAAAAATGGTTGATCCTCATCAGGTTAAAGGTTTATCTGCCGAGACCATCAATTCTTATAAGGATTTTTTCCGTATCGATGTGCGTGATACGGGCATGGGAATTTCTCATGAAGAAGCTGAAAAGGTGTTTGAACGTTTCTTTCAGACCAAAGGTGCTGCCAGTGGAACGGGTATCGGATTGGCACTTGTCAAGTCGTTTGTGGAGTTACATCATGGCAAGGCTTGGGTGGAGAGCAAAACGGATCAGGGTAGCAATTTTATAGTAGTTATTCCTTGTAAACAGATAGGTGATGCACAGGTTATCCACAATGATGAGGAAATTGTGGATAACTCTGAAAGTGCTTCATTATCAGTAGGTAAAATGACGATTAATGAGTCTGATCTGCAGTATATCGACGATGGAAATAAACAAAATGGAAAACTCCAGAAGTTGTTGGATGAGCAAGGAAATAAACCTTCTTTATTGGTGATTGATGATAATAATGACATTCGTCAATATATTCGCACGCTTTTGCAGGATAAGTTTTATATCTTTGAGGCTTCCGATGGTAAGGAAGGTTTGGAAATCGCCCGGAAGGAAGTTCCTGATTTGGTAATCTGTGATGTCATGATGCCTGTGATGAATGGTTTGGAATTTACAAGGCAGTTGAAGACCCAGACCATCACTTCTCATATTCCTGTCATTGTGCTCACTGCTAAAAATCTGGATGAGCATCGTGCCCAAGGTTATGAGTATGGTGCTGATTCTTACATTACCAAACCATTTCATGGCAAGGTTCTTTTGTCCCGTATAGAAAACCTTCTCAAGCAGCGAAGATTGCTGAAGAGTCATTTTGAGAATATTTTCAATCAGACTTCTCAAACAGCAGAACAGGAAGTAGCTATGAACCAGTTGGAAGATAGAGACAAGCAGTTCCTCAATCAACTTCATGCTATTATCCAGAAGAATCTTTCAGACAGTGAGTTTGGCGTAGAGGATATTGGCAAAGGAATCGGCTTGAGTCGTGTGCAACTCTATCGTAAGGTGAAAGCTATGACGGGTTCTTCTGTAGTAGATTTGCTTCGCAAGGCTCGTCTTGCCAAGGCTAAACGACTACTTGAAAGCCGTAGTATGAGTGTTTCAGAGGTCGCCTATGATGTCGGTTTTTCTGCACCTTCTTACTTTACGAAGTGCTTTAAGGAAGAATATGGTATGTTGCCAGGAGAAGTAGGGAATAAGTAA
- the dinB gene encoding DNA polymerase IV — protein sequence MEERKIIHIDMDAFFAAVEQRDNPELRGKPVAVGFDGPRGVVSTASYEARKYGVHSAQSIAQAKQRCPNLIIVPCRHDYYAKISHQIHQIFQEYTDLIEPISIDEAFLDVTQNKKGIELAVDIAKEIKTRIKEATGLTASAGISYCKFLAKVASDYRKPDGICTIHPDKALDFIAQLPVEDFWGVGKKTLQKMHFMGIFNGADLRKVSEEHLVEVFGKAGHIFYDFARGIDNRPVITSRVRKSVGCEQTFLEDIYKKTAVIIELYHSVLELQERISKSGFEGRTLTLKVKFSDFTQITRSISQEKILKEKGEILPLAKRLLQQVDYSASRPIRLLGLSVSNATSEEAKKEDRENSSQGPEYRELELEFEDWE from the coding sequence ATGGAAGAACGCAAGATCATACATATCGACATGGATGCTTTCTTTGCGGCTGTAGAGCAAAGAGACAATCCGGAACTTCGGGGCAAACCGGTAGCGGTTGGCTTCGACGGACCACGTGGTGTGGTTTCTACAGCCAGCTATGAGGCAAGGAAGTATGGCGTTCACTCGGCGCAATCCATCGCTCAGGCCAAGCAGCGCTGCCCTAATCTCATCATCGTGCCCTGCCGGCATGATTATTACGCTAAAATATCCCATCAGATACATCAGATATTCCAGGAATATACCGATCTCATCGAACCCATCTCCATAGATGAAGCCTTTCTTGATGTAACACAGAATAAGAAAGGGATAGAACTGGCGGTGGATATCGCCAAAGAAATCAAAACCCGTATCAAGGAAGCAACCGGACTCACCGCCTCGGCTGGCATCAGCTACTGCAAGTTTCTCGCCAAAGTGGCTTCTGATTACCGTAAACCTGATGGTATCTGCACCATTCATCCCGACAAGGCACTCGATTTCATCGCCCAGCTACCAGTAGAGGATTTCTGGGGCGTGGGCAAGAAAACCTTGCAAAAGATGCACTTCATGGGTATCTTCAACGGAGCTGACCTACGGAAAGTATCCGAGGAACATCTGGTTGAAGTGTTCGGAAAAGCCGGTCATATCTTCTATGACTTTGCCCGTGGGATAGACAACAGACCTGTTATCACAAGCAGAGTGAGGAAGTCTGTGGGATGCGAACAGACTTTTCTGGAAGATATCTATAAAAAAACGGCAGTCATCATAGAACTCTATCATTCAGTACTTGAACTCCAGGAGCGGATTTCCAAGAGTGGGTTTGAGGGTAGAACATTAACTTTAAAGGTGAAGTTTTCCGACTTCACCCAGATTACCCGCAGCATTTCACAAGAGAAAATCCTGAAGGAAAAAGGAGAAATACTCCCACTTGCCAAGCGATTGCTCCAACAAGTGGATTACTCCGCCAGCCGCCCTATCCGCCTTCTCGGCTTGTCTGTAAGCAATGCTACTTCAGAAGAAGCAAAGAAAGAGGACAGGGAAAACAGTAGCCAAGGACCAGAATACCGGGAACTGGAACTGGAGTTTGAAGATTGGGAATAA